A genome region from Desulfobulbaceae bacterium DB1 includes the following:
- a CDS encoding cell division protein ZapA has protein sequence MQRLVKFEVLGQEYSLHTDATEEDVREILDLVKNQLEAYAKSASTLPANKLAILTSLNMAGKYVKLKREFDTYKQMVGQTADLMKTKIDNTLEFK, from the coding sequence TTGCAAAGATTAGTAAAATTTGAAGTGCTCGGCCAGGAATATTCGTTACACACTGATGCAACTGAAGAAGATGTCAGGGAAATTCTTGACCTTGTCAAGAACCAGCTTGAGGCGTATGCAAAATCAGCTTCCACGTTGCCCGCCAATAAGCTGGCTATTCTTACCAGTTTGAACATGGCCGGCAAATATGTGAAGCTCAAGAGGGAATTTGACACCTATAAACAGATGGTTGGTCAAACCGCTGACTTGATGAAAACTAAGATTGATAATACGCTGGAATTTAAGTAA
- a CDS encoding ribonuclease Y produces MTLPQIIIVVLALAGGTIAGFILHKKLLGVKRQNVEEQGKKLIENALLEAEKIKKEALLHAKDEEYQLKLTAEQEIKELKSAVLSEEKRLTQKSEQIERKIDLLDKREIDLLNREKSLASEEAKINNRRREIDSLVEEQRAQLEKISGISRDEAKKLLTDSIESEARMEAAKGIVRIENEMKIQADRKAKNILALAIARYAGEYVAEKTVSVVPLPNDEMKGRIIGREGRNIRAIEAATGIDVIIDDTPEAVILSGFNPVRREIARQSLERLITDGRIHPARIEEIVEKVGKELEVTMREAGEQATFDVGAHGVHLELIMLLGRLKYRTSYGQNVLQHSLEVAFLCGVMASELGINVKQAKRAGLLHDIGKAVDHEIEGSHASIGAELAKKYGESSEVVHAIAAHHEDVPPESILDVLVQSADALSGARPGARKEMLETYVKRLEDLENIAQSFPGVEKSYAIQAGREIRIVVNSENVSDPDAVMMSRDIARKIEKELTYPGQIRVTVIREMRSVEYAK; encoded by the coding sequence GTGACTCTTCCCCAAATAATCATTGTTGTATTGGCTTTGGCCGGCGGCACTATCGCAGGATTCATTCTTCACAAGAAGCTGCTTGGCGTTAAACGGCAGAATGTTGAAGAACAAGGGAAAAAACTTATTGAAAATGCCTTGCTCGAGGCGGAAAAGATAAAAAAAGAGGCATTGCTGCATGCCAAGGACGAAGAGTATCAGCTTAAACTGACCGCAGAGCAGGAGATTAAAGAACTCAAGTCCGCTGTTTTATCCGAAGAAAAACGCTTGACCCAAAAATCCGAACAGATTGAAAGGAAAATTGATCTGCTGGATAAAAGGGAAATCGATCTTCTTAATCGGGAAAAGTCACTGGCTTCCGAGGAAGCAAAAATTAATAATCGGCGTCGGGAAATTGATTCACTCGTCGAAGAACAACGGGCGCAGTTGGAGAAAATTTCCGGTATTTCCCGCGACGAAGCGAAGAAGCTGCTGACGGACAGCATTGAGAGTGAAGCCCGGATGGAGGCGGCCAAGGGTATCGTCCGTATCGAAAATGAGATGAAGATACAGGCTGACCGAAAGGCGAAAAACATTCTTGCCTTGGCAATTGCCCGTTATGCCGGAGAGTATGTGGCTGAAAAAACCGTTTCAGTCGTGCCCTTGCCCAATGATGAAATGAAAGGGCGAATAATCGGCCGCGAGGGAAGGAATATCCGGGCCATCGAGGCAGCAACCGGAATTGATGTGATTATTGACGACACGCCGGAAGCGGTTATTCTTTCCGGCTTCAATCCGGTTCGTCGCGAGATTGCCCGCCAATCCCTGGAGAGACTTATTACCGATGGTCGCATTCATCCGGCCAGGATTGAGGAAATCGTCGAAAAGGTCGGCAAGGAACTTGAAGTGACGATGCGGGAGGCCGGCGAGCAGGCAACCTTTGATGTCGGCGCTCATGGCGTTCATCTCGAGCTTATCATGCTGCTTGGTCGCTTGAAATACCGAACCAGTTATGGCCAGAATGTCCTGCAGCATTCCCTGGAGGTGGCTTTCCTCTGCGGCGTCATGGCCTCTGAGCTTGGGATCAACGTCAAGCAGGCGAAAAGAGCCGGTTTGCTGCATGATATCGGCAAAGCCGTTGATCATGAAATTGAAGGATCACATGCCAGCATCGGCGCCGAGTTGGCAAAAAAATATGGTGAATCCAGCGAGGTTGTCCATGCCATCGCGGCCCATCATGAGGATGTCCCGCCTGAAAGCATTCTTGATGTTCTTGTTCAGTCAGCGGACGCCCTTTCCGGTGCCCGGCCCGGTGCGCGCAAGGAAATGCTGGAAACCTATGTCAAGCGGTTGGAGGATCTGGAGAATATCGCCCAGTCGTTCCCGGGGGTGGAAAAGTCCTATGCCATACAGGCCGGACGTGAAATTCGCATTGTGGTCAACAGCGAGAATGTTTCCGATCCCGACGCGGTGATGATGAGCCGTGACATCGCGCGTAAAATCGAGAAGGAATTGACCTATCCCGGCCAGATACGGGTGACCGTGATCAGGGAAATGCGATCCGTTGAATATGCGAAATGA
- a CDS encoding tyrosine--tRNA ligase: MSIEEQVALIERGAVDVISRDDLVRKLKKSQETGVPLRVKAGFDPTAPDLHLGHTVLIQKLKHFQDLGHNVMFLIGDFTGMIGDPTGKSETRKPLTQDDVARNAETYKEQIFKILDPEKTTVMFNSQWLGKMTSYDFVKLASHLTVARMLEREDFRERFENQRPISIHEFLYPLIQGYDSVAMKADVELGGTDQLFNVLMGRDLQRAWGQEPQVVITMPLLEGLDGVNKMSKSLGNYIGITDTADDIYGKILSVSDELMFRYYDLLSDLTTEQIASLKSDMDAGAMHPKDVKKKLARELTARFYGAESSLRAEENFERIFKKHDLPEDIAELEVAADEPAIWLPRLLTIAGMVSGTGEGRRMIAQGAVTVDGEKVTDVETKVQSSAAVLLKVGKRRFCRIKFV; encoded by the coding sequence ATGAGCATAGAAGAACAGGTGGCGCTCATTGAGCGCGGTGCGGTTGATGTCATTTCCCGTGACGATCTCGTCAGGAAACTGAAAAAATCCCAGGAAACGGGAGTTCCCCTGCGGGTGAAGGCGGGATTTGATCCTACCGCTCCGGACCTGCATCTCGGCCATACCGTGCTGATCCAGAAATTAAAGCATTTTCAGGATCTGGGGCACAACGTCATGTTTCTCATCGGTGATTTCACCGGCATGATAGGCGATCCCACCGGCAAATCCGAGACCCGCAAGCCTCTCACCCAGGACGATGTGGCGCGCAACGCTGAAACGTACAAAGAGCAGATTTTTAAAATTCTTGACCCGGAAAAAACCACGGTCATGTTCAACAGCCAATGGCTGGGGAAGATGACGTCCTATGATTTCGTCAAGCTGGCCTCCCATCTCACCGTTGCCCGCATGCTCGAGCGGGAGGATTTTCGCGAAAGGTTCGAAAATCAGCGGCCGATCAGCATTCATGAGTTTCTTTATCCGCTGATCCAGGGGTATGATTCCGTGGCCATGAAGGCGGATGTGGAGCTTGGCGGCACGGATCAGCTATTCAATGTTCTCATGGGCAGGGATTTGCAACGCGCGTGGGGACAGGAGCCCCAGGTGGTTATTACCATGCCCCTGCTGGAAGGCCTCGACGGGGTCAATAAGATGAGCAAGTCCCTGGGCAATTATATCGGCATAACGGACACGGCGGATGATATTTACGGCAAGATTCTGTCCGTCTCCGATGAACTGATGTTTCGTTATTACGATCTGCTCAGCGATTTGACAACCGAGCAGATCGCCTCACTGAAGTCGGACATGGATGCCGGCGCCATGCACCCGAAGGATGTAAAGAAAAAATTGGCCCGTGAACTAACCGCCCGTTTTTATGGCGCGGAATCCTCGCTGCGCGCCGAGGAGAATTTTGAGCGTATTTTCAAAAAACATGACCTGCCCGAGGACATTGCCGAGCTGGAAGTTGCTGCCGATGAACCTGCCATCTGGCTTCCTCGTTTGCTGACCATAGCCGGGATGGTTTCCGGCACCGGGGAAGGACGCAGGATGATTGCCCAGGGTGCGGTTACGGTCGATGGTGAAAAGGTTACGGATGTTGAAACCAAGGTGCAGTCCTCCGCTGCCGTGCTTCTCAAGGTCGGAAAACGTCGTTTCTGTCGGATAAAATTTGTTTGA
- a CDS encoding DNA-binding response regulator has translation MIEHRILVVDDEKLVCWSLSQMLSGAGFVVETAMSGAEARKKFHDFIPEMVLLDVRLPDANGVDLLGEFKALEEDVVVIMITAYADADSAVNALKRGADDYIGKPFDVDNIRHIVEKAFEKRQLRTEVDYFRREIRKKYDYDNLIGNSPKMIEVFKMIKVCAETDAKIVLILGESGTGKQLVARAIHYHSARSQSPFIEINCAAIPENLLENELFGHERGAYTDASASHKGIFESAAGGTVFLDEIGDMPLQMQAKILKVIDSKQFRRLGGAKDRDVDVRIIAATNQDLPGMVKDNQFRGDLFFRLNVMNIPLAPLRERKEDIPSLANYFIGRLNEEYGRAVDGITPEALACLQRYEWPGNVREMRNAMERAMMLEPGTVITHEFFNQQIRECAHAQSDGLKPSPVNGAPAVGEDGYITLPPGGISIEEVEKTLIEQALDRFNGNQTKAAHCLRMSRDTLRYRIKKFGLQSIGRDE, from the coding sequence ATGATAGAACATCGCATACTTGTGGTTGATGATGAAAAGTTGGTCTGCTGGTCGTTGAGCCAGATGTTGAGCGGCGCGGGTTTTGTCGTGGAAACCGCCATGAGCGGCGCGGAAGCCAGGAAAAAGTTTCATGATTTTATTCCGGAAATGGTCTTGCTGGATGTTCGTCTTCCCGACGCCAACGGCGTTGATCTGCTCGGTGAATTCAAGGCACTGGAGGAAGATGTTGTCGTTATTATGATCACCGCCTATGCTGATGCCGATTCAGCGGTCAATGCCTTAAAGCGCGGGGCGGACGATTATATCGGCAAACCCTTTGATGTGGACAATATCCGCCATATTGTCGAGAAGGCCTTTGAGAAACGGCAACTGCGCACCGAGGTTGATTATTTCAGACGGGAAATCCGTAAAAAATATGATTATGACAATCTGATCGGCAATTCACCGAAGATGATCGAGGTGTTTAAGATGATCAAGGTGTGCGCCGAAACCGATGCCAAGATCGTTCTCATTCTTGGCGAGTCGGGCACGGGAAAGCAACTGGTGGCCCGGGCCATTCATTATCACAGTGCCCGTTCCCAGTCACCCTTTATCGAAATCAACTGCGCGGCCATTCCCGAAAATCTGCTGGAAAATGAACTTTTCGGCCATGAACGCGGTGCCTATACCGATGCGTCGGCAAGCCACAAGGGCATTTTCGAGTCGGCTGCCGGGGGAACGGTTTTTCTCGATGAAATTGGCGATATGCCCCTGCAGATGCAGGCAAAAATTCTCAAGGTCATTGATTCCAAACAATTTCGCCGGCTCGGGGGGGCCAAGGACAGGGATGTCGACGTCCGCATCATTGCCGCAACCAACCAGGATCTGCCCGGCATGGTAAAGGATAACCAGTTCCGCGGCGATCTTTTTTTTCGACTTAATGTGATGAATATTCCCCTTGCCCCATTGCGCGAGCGGAAAGAGGATATTCCTTCCCTGGCAAATTATTTTATCGGCAGATTAAACGAAGAGTATGGCCGGGCGGTCGACGGTATTACGCCTGAGGCCCTTGCCTGTCTTCAGCGTTATGAGTGGCCCGGTAATGTACGGGAAATGCGGAATGCCATGGAACGCGCCATGATGCTTGAGCCGGGCACCGTTATTACGCACGAGTTTTTTAATCAGCAGATCAGGGAATGTGCCCACGCTCAATCGGATGGGCTGAAACCCTCTCCCGTCAATGGGGCGCCGGCCGTGGGTGAGGATGGTTATATTACCCTTCCTCCCGGCGGCATCTCCATCGAGGAGGTGGAAAAGACGCTTATTGAGCAGGCCCTGGACCGTTTTAACGGCAATCAAACCAAGGCGGCTCATTGCTTGCGCATGTCACGTGATACCCTGCGTTACCGTATTAAAAAATTCGGCCTTCAGTCCATTGGCCGGGATGAATAA